A genomic stretch from Chitinophaga agri includes:
- a CDS encoding pentapeptide repeat-containing protein, which yields MEISVFEKMLQTHEQWYQQTISGVGEPDESDKLNLEDETLQNYQTDGVLLHDAAFSGTDIISSRFDNTDLSHAYIYQCHFRQTIFTNSNFKKAQLQDCELTDVTFQSCILPHISLEGCTLRNVCFIDCDLDWAYFSEGAYEHIIFRRCRLEGTVITDLTLTHPAFEENKITDNYPVQVSDVVIQDAKGSRTVGSFAALTQGI from the coding sequence ATGGAGATATCAGTTTTTGAGAAAATGCTACAGACACACGAGCAATGGTATCAGCAGACAATATCAGGCGTAGGCGAACCTGATGAAAGTGACAAGCTTAATCTTGAAGATGAAACCCTGCAGAACTACCAGACCGATGGAGTACTGCTGCATGATGCGGCATTTTCCGGCACAGATATTATCAGTTCCCGTTTTGACAATACGGATCTTTCGCATGCTTACATATACCAGTGCCACTTCCGGCAGACTATATTCACCAACAGCAATTTTAAGAAAGCACAGTTACAGGATTGCGAGCTGACAGATGTAACTTTCCAGTCGTGTATCCTTCCGCATATCAGCCTGGAAGGGTGTACCCTCCGCAATGTTTGCTTTATTGACTGTGATCTGGACTGGGCATATTTTTCAGAAGGTGCTTATGAGCATATTATATTCCGGCGATGCCGGCTGGAAGGAACAGTGATTACTGATCTCACACTTACTCATCCTGCATTTGAGGAGAATAAAATAACCGACAACTATCCGGTACAGGTAAGCGATGTGGTCATACAGGACGCTAAAGGCAGTCGTACAGTCGGTAGTTTTGCGGCACTCACACAGGGTATATAG